Proteins encoded in a region of the Mucispirillum schaedleri ASF457 genome:
- a CDS encoding ankyrin repeat domain-containing protein — protein sequence MSKKIVIYLISTLLFITGCNKNNEINESLDTKQDNISSSSEEVSLLEPLSEDGEVIQNAAVPKSEGEGIDVITSVQADKNIPAATSEHDVAVFFRAIYDNNTAKISDFLHDGFDINAMNKNGENAVNAAIASGSYYVLQFLIDNGANLNSTSDTGIPPLSQAILEYNKQAVDMLLNSKKVDMYYVWGDIWTGSPLYIACSKANVYALEKMVENGADLNYDFSEYNAVPLIHYALNYKQYIKQEEYRELIAFLILNKINVNIKNNKGHTPLMTALKNGDIDGFNALIAGGADITIKDDDGKTALFYAEHLKGSSMLPDNEYNKIIHLLSMDNGTK from the coding sequence ATGAGTAAAAAAATAGTAATTTACTTAATATCTACATTATTATTTATTACAGGCTGTAATAAAAATAATGAAATAAATGAAAGTTTAGATACTAAGCAGGATAATATTTCCAGCAGCAGCGAAGAAGTTTCACTATTAGAGCCATTATCAGAAGATGGAGAAGTTATCCAAAATGCAGCAGTTCCAAAATCAGAAGGGGAAGGGATAGATGTAATAACATCTGTGCAGGCTGATAAAAATATTCCTGCTGCTACAAGTGAACATGATGTGGCAGTATTTTTCCGTGCAATATATGATAATAATACTGCAAAAATCAGCGATTTTTTACATGACGGCTTTGACATTAATGCAATGAATAAAAATGGGGAAAATGCAGTAAATGCTGCTATTGCATCAGGCAGTTATTATGTTTTACAGTTTTTAATAGATAATGGAGCAAATCTAAACAGCACATCAGATACAGGGATACCGCCATTAAGTCAGGCAATTTTAGAATATAATAAACAGGCAGTGGATATGCTTCTTAACAGTAAAAAAGTTGATATGTATTATGTGTGGGGAGATATATGGACCGGCTCGCCTTTATATATTGCATGTTCAAAAGCTAATGTTTATGCACTTGAAAAAATGGTAGAAAATGGTGCAGATTTAAATTATGATTTTAGTGAATACAATGCCGTTCCTTTAATACACTATGCGTTAAATTATAAGCAGTATATAAAACAAGAAGAATACAGGGAGTTAATCGCATTTTTAATATTAAATAAGATAAATGTTAATATTAAAAATAATAAAGGGCATACACCTTTAATGACTGCTTTAAAAAATGGTGATATAGATGGCTTTAATGCACTAATTGCAGGCGGTGCAGACATTACAATAAAAGATGATGATGGTAAAACTGCACTTTTTTATGCAGAACATTTGAAAGGTTCATCAATGCTTCCTGATAATGAATATAATAAGATAATTCATTTATTATCAATGGATAATGGAACGAAATAA